Proteins from one Nicotiana tabacum cultivar K326 chromosome 23, ASM71507v2, whole genome shotgun sequence genomic window:
- the LOC107790655 gene encoding disease resistance protein RPP13-like translates to MVDAFVSFAVEKLGNFLIQEVALRRSLRENVQWLRNELLFMQSFFKDAEEKQVEDLRVQQWIFEISSIANDTVAILETYSSNVAGKGSTNDGFASRLKSCACICRKETKLYNVGKEIQSLKKRIMDISRKRETYGIRNINIIAGEGPSNRSNNRSALIRTLRRTTSYADDQDQIFVGFQEVIERFLAELLKEEPRQSVISIYGMGGIGKTTLARNLYNSPSLITSFPTRAWICVSQEFNTPDLLRNIIKSIQGCTKEILDLLEKMTERDLESYLRDLLKERKYLLVVDDVWHKEAWESLKRAFPDSKKGCRVIITTRKEDVAESADNKGFAYKLRFLGQEESWDLFCKKLRRVDKFDNIGWSPAMERIASEMVERCGGLPLAIVVLSGLLSHKKGLVEWKKVKAHLWHHMQNNSIEISHILSLSYNDLSTELKQCFLYFGIFPEDSVINTEKLMCLWMAEGFIPRVGERMEDVAEDFLNELVRRSLIQVAKTFWEKIIGCRIHDLLRDLAVKKATEVNLFDIYDPRKHSVPLSRHRHAIHAQAQRYLSLDFSTLKLRTLLFFDVEIGSQDSKKFTSYCNMFQHLYVLDLERIRFTQPALPDAIGNLVHLKFLGLLGANDFKLPPSIGKLKNLQTLQVLNPDRSSCILPPQMSNLINLRHLIARYEGAVQLSKLTSLQTLKYIRCDRLKYDDAVGLLNLQELVMEKVMNSYSLNVIGSLKSLRTLILGCEYGEPFPPLEPLSSCQNLNKLWLHGKIEKLPLSDQLPKSITMMVLWSSRLVEDPMPILGMLSNLRNLDLVDAYEGKEITCNDDSFGQLEFLRLSKLRGLERWHFAATAMPLIKGFGILGCSKLQEIPKRMKRVALLEIMKMETEARYRFPGFYI, encoded by the coding sequence ATGGTTGATGCTTTTGTATCATTTGCAGTTGAAAAGCTGGGCAATTTCCTCATACAAGAAGTTGCCTTGCGCAGAAGTCTGAGAGAGAATGTGCAGTGGCTGAGAAATGAGCTGCTATTCATGCAATCTTTCTTCAAAGATGCAGAAGAAAAGCAAGTTGAAGATCTAAGAGTTCAACAATGGATATTTGAAATCAGCTCTATTGCTAATGACACCGTCGCTATATTGGAGACTTATAGCTCCAATGTGGCAGGAAAAGGCAGTACTAACGATGGATTTGCTAGTCGTCTTAAGTCTTGCGCTTGCATCTGTAGGAAGGAGACCAAACTCTACAATGTCGGCAAGGAGATCCAATCCCTCAAGAAACGCATCATGGATATCTCTCGCAAACGAGAGACTTATGGTATCAGAAATATCAATATTATTGCAGGAGAAGGGCCAAGTAATAGGTCTAACAATCGGTCCGCTCTGATTAGAACATTGAGGAGAACTACCTCCTATGCAGATGATCAGGATCAGATTTTTGTTGGCTTTCAGGAAGTCATTGAAAGATTTCTTGCTGAACTTCTCAAAGAAGAGCCTCGACAAAGTGTCATCTCCATTTATGGTATGGGTGGTATAGGCAAGACCACTCTTGCAAGAAACCTCTACAACTCCCCTAGTCTAATCACTAGCTTCCCAACACGCGCTTGGATATGTGTTTCTCAAGAGTTCAACACCCCAGATCTCCTACGAAATATCATAAAATCCATCCAAGGTTGCACCAAAGAAATTCTAGATTTGTTGGAGAAGATGACAGAGAGAGATTTAGAAAGTTACCTTCGTGATCTATTGAAAGAGCGCAAGTACCTTTTGGTGGTTGATGATGTATGGCATAAAGAGGCATGGGAAAGTTTGAAAAGAGCATTCCCAGATAGCAAGAAGGGCTGCAGAGTTATTATTACCACGCGCAAGGAGGATGTGGCTGAAAGTGCGGACAACAAAGGTTTTGCATATAAACTTCGTTTCCTAGGACAAGAAGAAAGTTGGGACCTCTTCTGCAAGAAGCTGCGTCGCGTAGACAAGTTTGACAACATTGGGTGGTCTCCAGCAATGGAAAGAATAGCTAGCGAAATGGTGGAAAGATGTGGAGGCTTACCGCTTGCCATTGTTGTACTAAGCGGGTTACTTTCCCATAAAAAAGGACTAGTAGAATGGAAAAAGGTGAAGGCACACCTTTGGCATCACATGCAGAATAACTCAATTGAGATCTCTCACATTTTATCATTAAGCTACAATGATTTGTCAACAGAGCTCAAgcaatgttttctttattttggtatttttccagaAGATAGTGTGATCAACACAGAAAAGTTGATGTGCTTGTGGATGGCCGAGGGCTTCATACCTAGAGTGGGAGAAAGAATGGAGGACGTCGCTGAGGACTTCCTAAATGAGCTAGTAAGACGAAGCTTGATTCAAGTGGCAAAAACATTTTGGGAGAAGATTATTGGATGTAGAATCCATGACCTACTTCGGGATCTTGCCGTGAAAAAGGCCACAGAGGTAAACTTGTTCGATATTTATGATCCAAGAAAGCACTCTGTGCCCCTCTCGCGCCACAGACACGCCATTCATGCTCAAGCACAAAGGTACCTCTCACTTGACTTTTCAACattgaagttaaggacacttctGTTCTTTGATGTAGAAATAGGTAGCCAGGACAGTAAGAAGTTTACTTCTTACTGCAATATGTTCCAACATCTGTATGTGCTAGATTTGGAGAGAATCCGTTTCACTCAACCTGCACTACCTGATGCCATAGGCAATCTGGTCCATCTTAAGTTCTTAGGTTTGCTAGGTGCTAATGACTTTAAACTCCCACCCTCCATTGGCAAACTCAAAAACTTACAAACTCTCCAAGTTTTGAACCCTGATCGTAGCTCATGCATACTACCTCCCCAGATGTCTAACCTAATAAACTTGAGACATTTAATTGCTCGATATGAAGGAGCTGTGCAGCTCAGCAAGCTTACAAGTCTACAAACTCTTAAATACATTCGTTGTGATCGTTTGAAATATGATGATGCTGTAGGTTTACTCAATCTTCAAGAATTAGTCATGGAAAAAGTTATGAACTCTTACTCGCTGAATGTCATTGGCAGCTTGAAAAGTCTTAGAACTCTCATATTGGGTTGCGAATATGGTGAACCATTTCCACCCCTTGAACCTCTTTCTTCTTGTCAAAACCTCAACAAATTATGGTTACACGGGAAAATAGAAAAACTTCCTCTCTCAGATCAGTTGCCAAAATCCATCACAATGATGGTGCTTTGGAGCTCAAGACTCGTTGAAGATCCAATGCCTATTTTGGGAATGTTGTCAAATCTAAGGAACCTCGACTTAGTAGACGCTTATGAAGGAAAAGAGATTACCTGCAATGATGACAGTTTTGGTCAGCTCGAATTCCTTCGTCTTTCTAAACTTCGGGGCTTAGAAAGGTGGCATTTTGCCGCAACTGCTATGCCTTTGATCAAAGGTTTTGGTATACTTGGTTGTTCGAAGCTGCAGgagattccaaaaagaatgaaacGTGTTGCTCTACTTGAGATAATGAAAATGGAAACAGAGGCACGTTATCGCTTCCCAGGTTTCTATATATGA